One genomic segment of Thermococcus sp. M39 includes these proteins:
- the flaJ gene encoding archaellar assembly protein FlaJ, with amino-acid sequence MSDNISIFVKADLSMKEYLRKVLLPSVVLSVIIFVVVSILMRLMYLPLGVRLLLFSIPIILLIYAAVYPYIVADSKKISINSKLPYFITYFAVLSTSEMGRSDLIKVLASDPKLGAIATELKKVYVIVNKLHRSLPEAFRFLARRTPSQVFADFLDRLAYSLDSGVDLKDYLFQEQQTVMDDYQTFYEGALYDLDVFKEIYESIIISVVFMASFIIIGPLITGQDIGRLGLYVFAIILASEIGILMVIKYRMPEDPIWAESREIETERDRKIKRSYIYSGMLVVIMFLIYLLILRPRFNIPEPFVIAMILTPLIYSGKVIANEEKAIFRKDENFAAFIRSLSSSLAASGSSLVMVLKYLSAHDFGSLTEDIRALYRRLAVRVDRERAWDFFIAGTGSWLVGIFSEIFREAIRMGAEPDYVGKVISRNFERLVRLRRKRQQSLASFIGIIYGLTAAFAFALAASFQVAVSINELFGQLQVPSEYIGDVIHIIPPTGMRFIMYIMLALMVLHSLLSALAIKIADGGHLGMSLYYFVILLWIFATGMYLGQKLMAKMMGVGGMEEAAQLILLLVAR; translated from the coding sequence ATGTCAGACAACATTAGCATCTTCGTAAAAGCGGATCTTTCAATGAAGGAGTATCTCAGGAAAGTACTGCTGCCCAGTGTAGTATTATCTGTGATCATATTTGTTGTTGTATCAATTTTAATGAGACTCATGTATCTCCCCCTAGGTGTAAGACTATTGCTTTTTTCAATTCCAATAATTCTACTAATTTATGCAGCTGTTTATCCATACATAGTCGCTGATTCAAAAAAGATATCCATAAACTCAAAGCTTCCATACTTTATCACATATTTTGCCGTTCTCTCAACAAGTGAAATGGGGAGAAGTGATTTAATTAAAGTCCTTGCTAGTGATCCCAAATTAGGCGCTATAGCTACAGAGCTAAAGAAGGTATATGTGATTGTTAATAAACTACACAGAAGTCTTCCAGAGGCATTTAGATTCTTAGCAAGAAGAACACCAAGCCAAGTTTTTGCTGATTTTCTAGATAGACTTGCATATTCTTTAGATAGCGGTGTTGATTTGAAAGACTATCTCTTCCAGGAGCAACAGACTGTCATGGATGATTATCAGACATTTTATGAGGGTGCATTGTACGATTTAGACGTCTTCAAAGAAATTTATGAGTCGATAATTATCTCGGTCGTTTTCATGGCATCTTTCATAATTATTGGGCCTTTAATAACAGGGCAAGATATTGGGAGACTAGGGCTTTACGTGTTTGCTATCATATTAGCTTCAGAGATTGGTATACTCATGGTTATTAAATACAGAATGCCTGAGGACCCAATATGGGCCGAGAGCAGGGAAATTGAAACTGAGAGAGATAGGAAAATAAAGAGATCCTACATTTACTCAGGAATGCTTGTAGTGATTATGTTTCTGATATACCTCTTGATTTTGAGACCAAGATTCAATATTCCCGAACCATTTGTCATAGCTATGATATTAACTCCACTAATCTACTCTGGAAAGGTCATAGCAAACGAAGAAAAAGCCATATTCAGGAAAGATGAAAACTTCGCTGCATTTATCAGAAGCTTAAGCTCTTCTCTAGCAGCTAGCGGAAGCTCTCTAGTCATGGTTTTAAAATACCTCAGCGCTCACGATTTTGGTAGCTTAACCGAGGATATAAGGGCCCTCTACAGAAGGTTAGCCGTTAGAGTTGATAGAGAAAGAGCATGGGACTTCTTCATCGCTGGAACCGGGAGCTGGTTGGTTGGAATATTTTCTGAGATTTTCAGAGAGGCCATAAGGATGGGTGCCGAGCCAGATTATGTTGGAAAAGTAATTTCAAGAAATTTTGAGAGGCTGGTAAGACTGAGGAGGAAGAGACAGCAGAGCTTAGCCAGCTTTATTGGAATAATATATGGACTCACTGCAGCATTCGCTTTTGCACTTGCAGCTTCATTTCAAGTAGCGGTTTCAATCAATGAACTCTTTGGACAGCTCCAAGTTCCATCCGAATACATCGGAGATGTAATCCACATAATTCCACCAACGGGAATGAGGTTCATAATGTATATTATGCTAGCCCTGATGGTTCTCCATTCACTGCTCTCTGCATTGGCCATCAAGATAGCCGACGGAGGACATTTAGGAATGTCCCTATACTACTTCGTCATACTGCTGTGGATATTTGCTACAGGAATGTATCTGGGACAAAAGCTGATGGCTAAAATGATGGGAGTTGGAGGAATGGAAGAAGCAGCGCAGTTAATCTTATTGCTCGTTGCGAGGTGA